The following proteins are encoded in a genomic region of Burkholderia cepacia:
- a CDS encoding trimeric intracellular cation channel family protein, with protein MHTLYLIAIVAEAMSGALMGMRRGMDRFGLALVGAVTALGGGTVRDVLLGHYPLGWIAHPEYLMITLVAATVASWAARHVARMKTLFVTVDAIGLAAFTIIGCDVGASTGTAPIIVVLAGAITGVCGGMLRDLLCNEMPLILREELYASVAFVTGALYVGMQHLGIDAGFATIVALAAGFSMRMLAVRFGWRMRTFGAADLEH; from the coding sequence ATGCATACGCTTTATCTGATTGCAATCGTCGCGGAAGCGATGTCGGGGGCGCTGATGGGCATGCGCCGCGGGATGGACCGCTTCGGGCTCGCGCTCGTCGGCGCGGTGACGGCGCTCGGCGGCGGCACCGTGCGCGACGTGCTGCTCGGCCACTATCCGCTCGGCTGGATCGCGCATCCGGAATACCTGATGATCACGCTGGTCGCGGCGACTGTCGCGTCGTGGGCGGCACGGCATGTCGCACGAATGAAGACGCTGTTCGTCACCGTCGATGCGATCGGCCTTGCGGCGTTCACGATCATCGGCTGCGACGTCGGCGCGTCGACCGGCACCGCGCCGATCATCGTCGTGCTGGCCGGCGCGATCACGGGCGTCTGCGGCGGGATGCTGCGCGACCTGCTGTGCAACGAAATGCCGCTGATTCTGCGCGAGGAGCTTTACGCGAGCGTCGCGTTCGTCACGGGCGCGCTGTATGTCGGCATGCAGCATCTCGGCATTGATGCAGGGTTCGCGACGATCGTCGCGCTGGCAGCCGGGTTCTCGATGCGGATGCTCGCCGTGCGGTTCGGATGGAGGATGCGGACGTTCGGCGCGGCGGACCTGGAGCACTGA
- a CDS encoding HIT family protein, with protein sequence MSYDNNNPFARILRGELPCVKVAEDDATLAIMDLMPQADGHVLVIPKEPAAQIFELSGDAAAAGIRMTQRVATAVRAALEPDGVFIGQFNGAAAGQTVPHVHFHVIPRWEGAELRMHAREIADAATLETLAQRIRARFV encoded by the coding sequence ATGTCCTATGACAACAACAACCCGTTCGCCAGGATCCTGCGCGGCGAACTGCCTTGCGTGAAGGTCGCGGAAGACGACGCGACGCTCGCGATCATGGATCTGATGCCGCAGGCCGACGGTCACGTGCTCGTGATCCCGAAGGAGCCGGCCGCGCAGATCTTCGAACTGTCCGGCGACGCGGCCGCGGCCGGCATCCGCATGACGCAGCGCGTCGCGACGGCGGTGCGCGCGGCGCTCGAGCCGGACGGTGTGTTCATCGGCCAGTTCAACGGCGCGGCGGCCGGCCAGACGGTCCCACACGTGCATTTCCACGTGATCCCGCGCTGGGAAGGCGCCGAGTTGCGGATGCACGCGCGCGAGATCGCCGACGCGGCGACGCTCGAAACGCTTGCGCAGCGCATTCGTGCGCGTTTCGTGTAA
- a CDS encoding bifunctional allantoicase/(S)-ureidoglycine aminohydrolase, translating to MSKTTYYAPHGGHPPQTDLLTDRAMFTEAYAVIPKGVMRDIVTSWLPFWTNTRLWVIARPLSGFAETFSQYIVEVNPGGGSDKPEQDKNAEAVLFVVEGEAELTLQGTKHTLKPGGYAFIPPGADWTLHNVSDAAVRFHWVRKHYQVVDGIPLPEAFVTNEQDVEPIPMPGTNGAWVTTRFVDMSDMRHDMHVNIVTFEPGGVIPFAETHVMEHGLYVLEGKAVYRLNQDWVEVEAGDFMWLRAFCPQACYSGGPGRFRYLLYKDVNRHMNLTLNPAR from the coding sequence ATGTCTAAGACAACGTATTACGCGCCGCATGGCGGCCACCCGCCGCAGACGGATCTGCTGACCGATCGCGCGATGTTCACCGAGGCGTACGCGGTGATCCCGAAGGGTGTGATGCGCGACATCGTCACGAGCTGGCTGCCGTTCTGGACGAACACGCGCCTGTGGGTGATCGCTCGCCCGCTGTCGGGTTTCGCCGAAACCTTCTCGCAGTACATCGTCGAAGTGAATCCGGGCGGCGGCAGCGACAAGCCCGAACAGGACAAGAACGCCGAAGCCGTGCTGTTCGTCGTCGAAGGCGAAGCCGAGCTGACGCTGCAAGGTACGAAGCACACGCTGAAGCCGGGCGGCTACGCGTTCATTCCGCCGGGCGCGGACTGGACGCTGCACAACGTCAGCGATGCTGCCGTGCGCTTCCACTGGGTGCGCAAGCATTACCAGGTCGTCGACGGCATTCCGCTGCCGGAAGCGTTCGTGACCAACGAGCAGGACGTCGAGCCGATCCCGATGCCGGGCACCAACGGCGCATGGGTGACGACGCGCTTCGTCGACATGAGCGACATGCGTCACGACATGCACGTGAACATCGTGACGTTCGAGCCGGGCGGCGTGATTCCGTTCGCGGAAACGCACGTGATGGAGCACGGCCTGTACGTGCTGGAAGGCAAGGCCGTCTATCGCCTGAACCAGGACTGGGTCGAGGTCGAAGCGGGCGATTTCATGTGGCTGCGCGCGTTCTGCCCGCAGGCATGCTATTCGGGTGGCCCTGGCCGCTTCCGCTACCTGCTGTACAAAGATGTGAACCGTCACATGAACCTGACGCTGAATCCGGCGCGATAA
- a CDS encoding methyltransferase family protein — protein sequence MTVTRKVAVLSGVSTLVYLGLAVLGSGGFTAFFSHSQLTVVVIATLVMAVAALFTEGNLSSGERENRDNRWVLAAFAVSGFLLAYLPALTDRLEVWTFGGDTVRWIGVVLYIAGGALRIWPVFVLGKRFSGLVAIQPGHTLVTDGIYRRIRNPSYLGLLVNSVGWALAFRSGAGVLLVVLTLVPLVARIRSEEALLRSQFGAEYDAYCARTWRLLPGVY from the coding sequence ATGACCGTCACCCGCAAGGTCGCCGTCCTGTCGGGCGTCTCCACGCTCGTCTATCTCGGGCTCGCCGTGCTCGGCAGCGGCGGGTTCACCGCGTTCTTCTCGCATTCCCAACTGACCGTCGTCGTGATCGCGACGCTCGTGATGGCCGTCGCCGCGCTGTTCACCGAAGGCAACCTGAGCAGCGGCGAGCGCGAGAATCGCGACAACCGCTGGGTGCTCGCCGCATTCGCGGTGAGCGGGTTCCTGCTCGCGTACCTGCCGGCGCTGACCGACCGGCTGGAGGTCTGGACCTTCGGCGGCGATACGGTGCGCTGGATCGGCGTCGTGCTGTACATCGCGGGCGGTGCGCTGCGGATCTGGCCCGTGTTCGTGCTCGGCAAGCGCTTCAGCGGGCTCGTCGCGATCCAGCCGGGCCATACGCTCGTGACCGACGGCATCTACCGCCGCATCCGCAATCCGAGCTACCTCGGCCTGCTCGTCAATTCGGTCGGCTGGGCGCTGGCGTTCCGCTCGGGTGCCGGCGTGCTGCTGGTCGTGCTGACGCTGGTGCCGCTCGTCGCGCGCATCCGCTCGGAGGAGGCGTTGCTGCGTTCGCAATTCGGCGCCGAATACGATGCCTATTGCGCGCGGACCTGGCGGTTGCTGCCCGGCGTGTACTGA
- a CDS encoding heme ABC transporter ATP-binding protein has product MLTAHHLDVARRHNAILRDLSLSIEPGRVTALLGRNGAGKSTLLKTFAGELTGSVAPTGVRVTGDITLNGEPLARIDAPRLACLRAVLPQAAQPAFPFSVDEIVLLGRYPHARRSGATSHHDRDIAWRALERAGADALVGRDVTTLSGGELARVQFARVLAQLWPDDEATKSGPRYLLLDEPTAALDLAHQHRLLDTVRAVAREWQLGVLAIVHDPNLAARHADTIAMLADGTIVAHGAPRDVMTPAHIAQCYGFAVKMVETGDGAPPVMVPA; this is encoded by the coding sequence ATGCTGACTGCCCACCACCTCGACGTCGCCCGCCGGCACAACGCGATCCTGCGCGACCTGTCGCTGTCGATCGAACCCGGCCGCGTGACCGCATTGCTCGGCCGCAACGGCGCGGGCAAGAGCACGCTGCTGAAGACCTTCGCCGGCGAACTGACCGGCAGCGTCGCGCCGACCGGTGTGCGCGTGACAGGCGACATCACGCTGAACGGCGAACCGCTCGCGCGCATCGACGCACCGCGGCTCGCGTGCCTGCGCGCGGTGCTGCCGCAGGCCGCGCAGCCGGCCTTCCCGTTCAGCGTCGACGAAATCGTGCTGCTCGGCCGCTATCCGCATGCGCGACGCAGCGGCGCGACGTCACACCACGATCGCGACATCGCGTGGCGCGCACTCGAACGCGCGGGTGCCGATGCGCTCGTCGGCCGCGACGTCACCACGCTGTCGGGTGGCGAACTCGCACGCGTGCAGTTCGCCCGCGTGCTCGCGCAGCTGTGGCCGGACGACGAGGCGACGAAAAGCGGCCCGCGCTACCTGCTGCTCGACGAACCGACTGCCGCGCTGGATCTCGCGCACCAGCATCGTTTGCTCGACACCGTGCGCGCGGTCGCGCGCGAATGGCAGCTCGGCGTGCTGGCGATCGTCCACGATCCGAACCTCGCCGCACGGCACGCGGATACGATCGCGATGCTCGCCGACGGGACGATCGTCGCGCACGGCGCACCGCGCGACGTGATGACGCCCGCGCATATCGCGCAGTGCTATGGATTCGCGGTGAAGATGGTGGAAACCGGCGACGGCGCGCCGCCGGTGATGGTCCCGGCGTAA
- a CDS encoding glutathione S-transferase family protein — protein sequence MLHILGKIPSINVRKVLWLCTELNLPFEQEDWGAGFRTTNDPAYLALNPNALVPVIKDDDFVLWESNTIIRYLANRYGGDALYPAEPQARARVDQWIDWQGADLNRSWVGAFLGLVRKSPDHQDPAGIAQSIAGWTKHMHVLNAQLEKTGAYVAGNTFTLADIPIGLSVNRWFGTPFEHPDLPAVSRYIERLATRKGFKQYAGSANP from the coding sequence ATGCTGCACATCCTCGGCAAGATTCCGTCCATCAACGTCCGCAAGGTGCTGTGGCTGTGCACCGAGTTGAACCTGCCGTTCGAACAGGAAGACTGGGGCGCCGGCTTCCGCACGACCAACGATCCGGCCTATCTCGCGCTGAATCCGAACGCGCTCGTGCCCGTCATCAAGGACGACGACTTCGTGCTCTGGGAATCGAACACGATCATCCGCTACCTCGCGAACCGCTACGGCGGCGATGCGCTGTATCCGGCCGAGCCGCAGGCGCGCGCACGGGTCGACCAGTGGATCGACTGGCAGGGCGCGGACCTGAACCGCTCGTGGGTCGGCGCGTTTCTCGGCCTCGTGCGCAAATCGCCCGATCATCAGGATCCGGCCGGCATCGCGCAGTCGATCGCAGGCTGGACGAAACACATGCACGTGCTGAACGCGCAGCTCGAAAAGACGGGCGCGTACGTGGCCGGCAACACGTTCACGCTCGCGGACATTCCGATCGGCCTGTCGGTGAACCGCTGGTTCGGCACGCCGTTCGAGCATCCGGATCTGCCGGCGGTGTCGCGCTACATCGAACGTCTCGCGACGCGCAAAGGCTTCAAGCAATACGCAGGCAGCGCGAATCCGTAA
- a CDS encoding aldehyde dehydrogenase family protein, protein MQRIEQIYINGEFVTPHGDEWFDLHDPSTEQVIGQVRLGDAQDAERAIAAAKAAFPGWSRTTRAERIAALERMRDAVVAREDDLMEAVVTEYGAPVERGRWMATFPADSIRQAVTALETFAFEEQAGSARVIMTPVGVAGLITPWNSDAGFICNKLATALAAGCTAVIKPSEMSAMQTQIITEALHAAGLPKGAFNIVNGRGDVVGDAISRSPDVAKISFTGSSAVGQHLVSAGAATMKRVTLELGGKSPTVVLDDADFASIMPLVLQAGFMNSGQACIAGTRVLVPYHRLAEFEDVIRQAVARVRSGNPRDAGTDIGPMVSAKQWARVQSYIRIGQEEGAVLLAGGEGRPEGLHAGWFVKPTVFSRANNRMRIAQEEIFGPVLTIIPYEDDADAIAIANDTRYGLSAMVLGKDQARCERVALQIDSGRVLVNTLAHEPLAPFGGFKHSGLGRELGRWGISAYLEPKTLIGSASRGA, encoded by the coding sequence ATGCAACGCATCGAACAGATCTACATCAACGGCGAATTCGTGACGCCGCACGGCGACGAATGGTTTGACCTGCACGACCCGAGCACCGAGCAGGTGATCGGGCAGGTCCGCCTCGGCGACGCGCAGGATGCCGAACGGGCGATCGCCGCGGCCAAGGCGGCGTTTCCCGGCTGGTCGCGTACCACGCGGGCAGAACGGATCGCCGCGCTCGAGCGCATGCGCGACGCCGTCGTTGCGCGGGAAGACGACCTGATGGAGGCAGTCGTGACCGAATACGGCGCGCCGGTCGAGCGCGGCCGCTGGATGGCGACCTTTCCGGCCGACTCAATCCGGCAGGCCGTCACCGCGCTGGAGACGTTCGCGTTCGAGGAGCAGGCCGGCTCGGCCCGCGTGATCATGACGCCCGTCGGCGTGGCCGGCCTGATCACGCCGTGGAACAGCGATGCGGGGTTCATCTGCAACAAGCTGGCCACCGCGCTGGCGGCCGGCTGCACCGCGGTCATCAAGCCCAGCGAGATGAGTGCGATGCAGACGCAGATCATCACCGAGGCGCTGCATGCGGCGGGCTTGCCCAAGGGGGCGTTCAATATCGTCAACGGGCGCGGCGACGTGGTGGGCGATGCGATCTCGCGCAGCCCCGACGTCGCGAAGATTTCGTTCACCGGCTCGTCGGCGGTGGGCCAGCATCTGGTGAGTGCCGGCGCGGCCACGATGAAGCGCGTGACGCTGGAACTCGGCGGCAAGTCGCCGACGGTGGTGCTCGACGATGCGGATTTCGCGAGCATCATGCCGCTCGTGCTGCAGGCGGGATTCATGAACAGCGGCCAGGCATGCATCGCGGGTACGCGCGTGCTGGTGCCGTACCATCGGCTCGCGGAATTCGAAGACGTGATCAGGCAGGCGGTGGCGCGCGTGCGCTCCGGCAATCCGCGCGATGCCGGTACCGACATCGGGCCGATGGTCAGCGCGAAGCAATGGGCGCGTGTGCAAAGCTACATCCGCATCGGGCAGGAAGAGGGCGCGGTGCTGCTGGCGGGCGGTGAAGGGCGGCCCGAAGGCCTGCACGCCGGGTGGTTCGTGAAGCCCACGGTGTTTTCTCGCGCGAACAACCGGATGCGGATCGCGCAGGAAGAAATCTTCGGCCCGGTGCTGACCATCATCCCGTACGAAGACGACGCTGATGCGATCGCCATCGCCAACGATACGCGCTACGGCCTGAGCGCAATGGTGCTGGGCAAGGATCAAGCACGCTGCGAGCGCGTGGCGCTGCAGATCGATTCCGGCCGCGTGCTCGTCAATACGCTGGCCCACGAGCCGCTTGCGCCGTTCGGCGGCTTCAAGCATTCGGGGCTCGGGCGGGAATTGGGCCGATGGGGCATCAGCGCTTATCTGGAACCCAAGACCCTGATCGGGAGCGCAAGCCGGGGTGCGTGA
- a CDS encoding penicillin-binding protein 1A, giving the protein MTDHTANPPPQPAPPPRRRRVWRTLAGALLGLTLACAGIGAWTINRIWTQLPSVEHLAVYRPALPLRIFSRDGDLLAEYGVERREFVPLERIPPLMRHALLAAEDAKFYEHGAVDIGGLARATFANVVTGQPGQGGSTITMQVARNFYLTRDKVLSRKLAEILMAAKLEREYSKDKLLELYMNEIYLGERAYGFAAAANVYFGKPLDALSAGEAAVLAGLPKAPSAFNPVVNPARATARRNYVLGRMHALGQLDDAAYRSAVDAPIALATTPPPGIIAAPYVAERARRMMVERFHDDAYTLGLDVTTTISMRDQRAAEAALERTLNRQPRAKRDARNGLEGALVSLDAATGDMLALVGGADFNRNVFDHALQAYRQPGSSFKPFVYSAALEKGYFPGVLVDDTQRTLTRAETGAQPWRPRNFGNRYEGFIPVRRGLVRSKNLVAVSLMQATDARYVQQHAVHFGFDAQRNPASLPLALGAGAVTPLELASAYSVFANGGTRMEPRLILSVKQRHGGAMYEATAPSGERVVSARNAFVMDSMLRDVVRAGTARGALALRRDDAAGKTGTSNGSKDVWFAGYSSGIVAVAWLGYDTPRPMGRATGATLALPVWLDYMKTAVDGRTPVDTTPPQDVALVDGDFVYAEYTRGTCTADVPAYIRSRFACGGMAAADAPDAPGDSGKHDEPMPAAVDAAERERVLDLFRTDD; this is encoded by the coding sequence ATGACCGACCACACCGCCAACCCTCCCCCGCAACCCGCGCCGCCGCCGCGCCGCCGACGCGTGTGGCGCACGCTCGCGGGCGCGCTGCTGGGCCTGACGCTCGCGTGCGCGGGCATCGGCGCATGGACGATCAATCGCATCTGGACGCAACTGCCGTCCGTCGAGCATCTGGCCGTCTATCGTCCCGCGCTGCCGCTGCGGATTTTCTCGCGCGACGGCGACTTGCTCGCCGAATACGGCGTCGAGCGGCGCGAGTTCGTGCCGCTCGAACGCATCCCGCCGCTGATGCGTCACGCGTTGCTCGCGGCCGAGGACGCGAAGTTCTACGAGCACGGCGCGGTCGATATCGGCGGCCTCGCGCGCGCGACGTTCGCGAACGTCGTGACGGGGCAGCCGGGGCAGGGCGGCAGCACGATCACGATGCAGGTCGCGCGCAACTTCTACCTGACGCGCGACAAGGTGCTGAGCCGCAAGCTCGCCGAGATCCTGATGGCGGCGAAGCTCGAACGCGAATACAGCAAGGACAAGCTGCTCGAGCTGTACATGAACGAGATCTACCTGGGTGAGCGCGCGTACGGTTTCGCGGCCGCCGCGAACGTGTATTTCGGCAAGCCGCTCGACGCGCTGAGCGCGGGCGAAGCGGCCGTGCTCGCGGGGCTGCCGAAAGCACCGTCCGCGTTCAACCCGGTCGTCAATCCGGCGCGCGCGACCGCGCGGCGCAACTACGTGCTCGGGCGCATGCATGCGCTCGGCCAGCTCGACGACGCGGCTTATCGCTCGGCCGTCGACGCACCGATCGCGCTGGCGACCACGCCGCCGCCGGGGATCATCGCGGCGCCGTACGTGGCCGAGCGTGCGCGCCGGATGATGGTCGAGCGGTTTCATGACGATGCGTACACGCTCGGCCTCGACGTGACGACGACGATCTCGATGCGCGACCAGCGCGCGGCCGAAGCAGCGCTCGAGCGCACGTTGAACCGGCAGCCGCGCGCGAAGCGCGATGCGCGCAACGGGCTCGAGGGCGCGCTCGTGTCGCTCGATGCGGCCACCGGCGACATGCTTGCGCTGGTCGGCGGCGCGGATTTCAATCGCAACGTGTTCGACCATGCGCTGCAGGCGTATCGCCAGCCGGGCTCGAGCTTCAAGCCGTTCGTCTATTCGGCGGCGCTGGAGAAGGGCTACTTCCCCGGCGTGCTGGTCGACGATACGCAGCGCACGCTCACACGCGCGGAAACCGGCGCGCAGCCGTGGCGTCCGCGCAATTTCGGCAACCGCTACGAAGGCTTCATCCCGGTGCGGCGCGGGCTCGTGCGCTCGAAGAACCTGGTCGCGGTCAGCCTGATGCAGGCCACCGACGCGCGCTACGTGCAGCAGCACGCGGTGCATTTCGGCTTCGACGCGCAGCGCAATCCGGCGTCGCTGCCGCTCGCGCTCGGCGCGGGCGCCGTGACGCCGCTCGAACTCGCGAGCGCCTACAGCGTGTTCGCGAACGGCGGCACGCGGATGGAGCCGCGCCTGATCCTGTCGGTGAAGCAGCGTCACGGCGGCGCGATGTACGAAGCGACCGCGCCGTCGGGCGAGCGCGTCGTATCGGCGCGCAATGCGTTCGTGATGGACAGCATGCTGCGCGACGTCGTGCGGGCCGGTACCGCGCGCGGTGCGCTCGCGCTGCGCCGCGACGATGCGGCCGGCAAGACAGGCACGTCGAACGGATCGAAGGATGTGTGGTTCGCCGGCTACTCGTCGGGCATCGTCGCGGTTGCATGGCTCGGCTACGACACGCCACGCCCGATGGGGCGCGCGACTGGCGCGACGTTGGCGCTGCCCGTCTGGCTCGACTACATGAAGACGGCCGTCGACGGACGGACGCCGGTCGATACGACGCCGCCGCAGGACGTCGCCCTCGTCGACGGCGATTTCGTCTACGCGGAATACACGCGCGGTACGTGCACGGCCGACGTGCCGGCCTATATCCGCAGCCGCTTCGCGTGCGGCGGCATGGCAGCGGCCGATGCGCCCGACGCGCCGGGCGACAGCGGCAAGCATGACGAACCGATGCCGGCCGCCGTCGATGCGGCCGAGCGCGAACGCGTGCTCGACCTGTTCCGGACCGACGACTGA
- a CDS encoding serine hydrolase domain-containing protein translates to MTIPLKKLILRGVALALVAAVGYTGYMLSRLAPIATGYAAKALCSGVFVSGRPAASVIDVDIMAGVHPLLKLVRPSLDRDHHRATATFAGFAERAADFRPGLGCTLAPGASPGAASTTLPAALPPLADPPSDPPSPATPPAGIDAHKLQAALDRAFDEPDPARPRRTRAVVVMWRGQVIAERYAPGFTADTPLPGWSMTKTVTAALIGTLVAQHKLSPDASALLPEWRGSGDPRTAITLDELLRMTSGQQFNEDYDDPLSDVAVMLFTQPDMARFASAKPLAATPGTQWYYSSGTSAIVARVMREALGGSEDDYLAYPRRALFAPLGMRSAVFEPDASGTLVAPSYMYASARDWARFGQLLLQDGAWNGQRLLPEGWVRYLTRATPQSERQEFGAQLWVKVPEPFNDRDPHAVAMPADAFHAVGHEGQFVSVVPSRQLVVVRLGLSRPESAWNHEAFLARVLDAVPAPGA, encoded by the coding sequence ATGACGATCCCCCTCAAGAAGCTGATTCTGCGCGGCGTCGCGCTCGCGCTCGTTGCCGCGGTCGGCTACACCGGCTACATGCTGTCCCGGCTCGCGCCGATCGCGACCGGCTATGCGGCGAAGGCGCTGTGCTCCGGCGTATTCGTGTCGGGCCGGCCGGCCGCGTCGGTGATCGACGTCGACATCATGGCCGGCGTCCATCCGCTGTTGAAGCTGGTGCGCCCGTCGCTCGATCGCGACCATCATCGCGCGACGGCGACCTTCGCCGGTTTCGCCGAACGCGCAGCCGACTTCCGGCCGGGGCTCGGCTGCACGCTCGCGCCCGGCGCCTCGCCCGGCGCGGCGTCGACCACCTTGCCGGCCGCGTTGCCGCCGCTCGCCGATCCGCCGTCCGACCCGCCCTCGCCGGCCACGCCGCCCGCCGGCATCGATGCGCACAAGCTGCAAGCCGCGCTCGACCGCGCGTTCGACGAGCCCGATCCGGCACGGCCGCGGCGCACGCGCGCGGTCGTCGTGATGTGGCGCGGCCAGGTGATCGCCGAACGCTATGCGCCCGGCTTCACGGCCGACACGCCGCTGCCCGGTTGGTCGATGACGAAGACCGTCACGGCCGCGCTGATCGGCACACTGGTCGCGCAGCACAAGCTGTCGCCCGATGCGTCGGCGCTGCTGCCCGAATGGCGCGGCAGCGGCGATCCGCGCACGGCCATCACGCTCGACGAGCTGCTGCGGATGACGAGCGGCCAGCAATTCAACGAGGATTACGACGACCCGCTGTCCGACGTCGCCGTGATGCTGTTCACGCAGCCCGACATGGCACGGTTCGCTTCGGCGAAACCGCTCGCCGCGACGCCCGGCACGCAGTGGTACTACTCGAGCGGCACGAGTGCGATCGTCGCGCGCGTGATGCGCGAAGCGCTGGGCGGCAGCGAGGACGACTACCTTGCGTATCCGCGCCGCGCGCTGTTCGCGCCGCTCGGGATGCGCAGCGCGGTGTTCGAGCCCGATGCATCCGGCACGCTCGTCGCCCCGTCATACATGTATGCGAGTGCGCGCGACTGGGCGCGCTTCGGGCAGCTTCTGCTGCAGGACGGCGCGTGGAACGGGCAGCGGCTGCTGCCGGAAGGCTGGGTGCGCTACCTGACGCGCGCGACGCCGCAGTCGGAGCGGCAGGAGTTCGGCGCGCAGCTGTGGGTCAAGGTGCCGGAGCCGTTCAACGATCGCGATCCACACGCGGTCGCGATGCCGGCCGATGCGTTTCATGCGGTCGGCCATGAAGGCCAGTTCGTGAGCGTGGTGCCGAGCCGTCAGCTGGTGGTCGTGCGGCTCGGGCTGTCGCGGCCGGAATCGGCGTGGAATCACGAGGCGTTTCTCGCGCGCGTGCTCGATGCGGTGCCGGCGCCTGGCGCGTGA
- a CDS encoding LysR family transcriptional regulator translates to MHRTGMTELEVVLAVARRASFRGAALELGMSTTAVSSAVAGLEARLKVRLFNRSTRSVSLTDAGQRYVDRIAPALAEIRSAGEEAATGPDTPSGTLRINAPQGAAHLLLGPLFHPYTQRYPDVRIDIVSEPRLIDIVAEGFDAGIRLAEAVPQDMIAVALSRDIRMLVVATPEYLKRHGTPRHPRDLLEHQSIGMRMSHGGIYHWELERNGQKLQMDLPVRFALNELAAIKQAILFGLGIGFISEWFIDEELKTGALVPVLVPWCPSFGGLRLYYSGHRFVPARLRALIDLAHELRLTDASLRDGRKG, encoded by the coding sequence ATGCACCGCACCGGAATGACCGAGCTGGAAGTGGTCCTGGCCGTCGCGCGCCGCGCAAGCTTTCGCGGCGCGGCGCTGGAGCTGGGCATGTCGACGACGGCGGTGAGCAGCGCCGTGGCCGGACTGGAAGCGCGCCTGAAGGTGCGCCTCTTCAACCGCTCGACACGCAGCGTGTCACTGACCGATGCGGGCCAGCGCTACGTGGATCGCATCGCGCCCGCGCTTGCCGAGATCAGGAGCGCCGGCGAGGAAGCCGCCACCGGGCCCGACACGCCGAGCGGCACGCTGCGCATCAACGCGCCACAGGGGGCCGCGCATCTGTTGCTGGGGCCGCTGTTCCATCCGTACACGCAGCGTTACCCCGACGTCCGCATCGACATCGTGAGCGAGCCGCGCCTGATCGACATCGTCGCCGAGGGATTCGACGCTGGCATCCGCCTGGCCGAAGCCGTGCCGCAGGACATGATCGCCGTGGCGCTGTCGCGCGATATCCGCATGCTGGTGGTGGCAACGCCCGAGTACCTGAAGCGCCACGGCACGCCGCGCCATCCGCGCGACCTGCTCGAGCACCAGAGCATCGGCATGCGCATGTCGCACGGCGGCATCTATCACTGGGAGCTTGAACGCAACGGGCAGAAGCTGCAGATGGACCTGCCCGTGCGCTTCGCGCTCAACGAACTGGCAGCGATCAAGCAGGCGATCCTGTTCGGGCTGGGCATCGGCTTCATTTCCGAATGGTTCATCGACGAAGAACTGAAGACCGGCGCGCTGGTGCCGGTGCTGGTGCCGTGGTGCCCGTCGTTCGGCGGGTTGCGGCTCTACTATTCGGGCCATCGCTTCGTGCCCGCGCGGTTGCGCGCGCTGATCGACCTCGCGCATGAGCTGCGCCTGACCGATGCATCGTTGCGCGACGGGCGCAAGGGATGA
- a CDS encoding VOC family protein: MPLPMTRIILYVQDVALLKAFYQRHFDLPVIEEIDGEWAVLDAGAIELALHLAGPTFRHAAAPSNANPATNNVKLVFRIDADIDAHRDRLARDGVTVRDIKRFDGFPYRMVDGIDPEGNVFQVMQPD; encoded by the coding sequence ATGCCGCTTCCGATGACCCGCATCATCCTGTACGTCCAGGACGTCGCGCTGTTGAAGGCGTTCTATCAGCGCCATTTCGATCTGCCCGTCATCGAGGAAATCGACGGTGAATGGGCGGTGCTCGACGCGGGCGCGATCGAACTCGCGCTGCATCTGGCCGGCCCGACGTTCCGCCATGCGGCCGCGCCGTCGAATGCAAACCCGGCGACGAACAACGTGAAACTCGTGTTCCGGATCGACGCTGACATCGACGCGCATCGCGACCGGCTCGCGCGCGACGGCGTGACCGTGCGCGACATCAAGCGCTTCGACGGCTTCCCGTACCGGATGGTCGACGGCATCGATCCGGAAGGGAACGTCTTTCAGGTGATGCAGCCCGACTGA